The DNA sequence TAAATAGCGGGACATAACGGATAAGGACATGGTCTTTGTCGCATTATACCCGAGCCTCAGGCCCAGGGGTGACgatttcgggtaacgggtcgtgttcgtgtcagcaatcgggtcgatttcgggtcaagttaaaatcacttaaaattgaataaaactgaaaattgaagttattagaaatgaaattataatttcggGTCATCTCGGGTCCATTTCGGGtcaatcgggtgattttcgAGTCACTTTCGGGTTTCCGTCTCAATAAATCGGATTTCaggttgggtcgggttcgtgtcgggtttcgggtcgtgtctgatgtTGCCACTCAGCTCTCAAAAATGAAGTCACCGCCTCACTGGTCCCATATAACACTCATCCATGCATACAGaagattattaatataaaactcAAGATTTCAAACTTTAAAGTATTAGTGGAAGTTTGTTAGGCAATTTAAGCACCTGCAGTAGTACCAGTGGCCAACTTGGTGCATATCGGCATATACATATCAGGATCATATTGAAatttatacttaattattaCATGATTCCCATGCATGCTCAAGACGTATCAATCATTTGTCATTTGTGAGTTGTGACTTCAACACTAAATCCAGTTAGAATTTACATAGATGGAGACAAGTGTGTGAAGATAACAAAGGTTGTCATTAAGGGCACAGCATAATAGGCTTTTATTGTGTAATAGTATTTctacttttaaattaaaaaaaatagtggatattaataaataaattttatattttgattatactaatgaaattatatgtttgataattatttttatagggGTGTTAGCTGGTTTACTAAACATGTTTCATATTCTGCTCACATCCAATCAACTACTACCCTCATATATTTTACCTATATTATTTACACGAGTCAGTCACTGTTTCTTCATAAAACTACTTcctattttcatttatatagtaattaatattattactgAAATTTTCTTTAAACAAGCTTGTAATCTTGTAACAAATCTCTGGTCGAGGGGAGATTAACTAGGTTTGTCTGTTTATTTTCTGTCTCAGCAAATTAGCCAAAAGAAACATCTTTACGCACATGCTCTAATGAAGTACTGTAAAAATTAGTCCCCGATTGAAGCACAAGCCACTATTACTAGAATAGGGACAGCCAGTTCAGAAGCCTCAACCAGAATCTAAACTGCTATTTGGTAAATCACCAGTTCCAGTCATCCATCAACAGCCAGATATGTTGAAGAAAAAACCTTCACATTGGAATCACATGCCAAGTCCGGCCTCTGCACCTCCTGTGTATACCATCGAGCCACCGAAGCATCCTGTCTATCCAGGTAACGATCCACCACCACCTGCTTGCAAGGCCTCGACTGCATATGATTACCAATATGGACACCCTCCAGCAGATGAAACTGGGAACTAGATTAACCTACACTTAACTGAATTTAACCATCCTGTCCCGCCATGCTATGCAACCAGTTTACTATTTCAGCACAAAAATCAGCCATGAATGGAGGCAATAATTGtattttaactttattttagCAACAAAACCATTGTTTTGTGCCAGAATATAGTAATAGctacaaatatttttaacaatGAATTTGCTCTAAAGCATTGATTGAACCTAGTCAGTCCAAGGACTCGTTATGGTAAATATTGAATATACATTTTGTCTGTGATAACATTCAATCTAATGTACTTTGAGTTATTAACCTATAAGAGGTAACTTCTAATAGCtaaaaaattcacaaaactaATTAGAAGAATATGCCGCAAAGTGAGATAAAATGCTTAGATCATTCTACTTGTTGGCTGGTCCGACCTGGAAACACCTCGTGTAACAGGATTGCTAGAATCCCTCCCCCCCTTGTGCCGATATCCCTTTCAAAGATGACTTAGAGACTTCATCAATGACTTGTAAGCCACGGTTTTCAATTCTTGTGTTGGCAGAGTCGATGACTTCCTATTCTCTCTTATTTTCCAAATGGTTTACTACTAGCTAGTgtcttaggttgtgttcacttgggtagaatggaatggagggaaaatttaatgaattttatacaCTAAAATGGGGTTGATTAGAGAAAATGTctttaattttcattccttcgatcatttcattcatattattttaactagaattttaacccacatgttttggaaagaATGCTCATTTCATCTTTACATATTTCCTTACAATCtttatcaaaagaaattaacacccattcatatttagtcattattagctcttgctttcttctttctccataaaatttcTGTATAATTTTTCATCCCATTCGCCTCTCATTCCAttctatccaagtgaacacagccttatAGTCCAATATCTCAACTCCAATGTACACCAAGACATCCTCACTCGTTCATCAACGTCAACCAATAATGACAGATCTTTTGTTAAAATCCATACCTCTTCATGAGAAAGAAAAACTAACATTCAACAATGTAGACTTGCATCTATTCAAGTCCTGTAGTGATGACCAAGAAACGGTATAATAAGAATGTGGCCAGCTTGAGTTGATCTTATAGCATTGGAGACTACAGACGGGACCAGCAAAAAGAGGAAGCAGGCAAAACCCACTGGGGGTGCTCTAAGTCCAAAGTTTTCCAGCTTCTTCAAACCCCAAGACAAGTTCATCCTGCTCAGGAATTGATATCCACaattattacacatatattctGTAGGCTTACAGGGATGACCAAGACCTCCTTATAAAACACATCCACCCTAAATGATTATACACCATCCAAAACAAAACTACACCACATGTCTGTCGACTACTTGCTTAGCCTACTCGTTTTGGGAGCAGTGGTTCTCACTGCTCCTTCCCTTGCTCTTCGTTATCCGAATCATAATCCCCAACCAAAGCACAAGCcaatctctttttctttttttttgctaaataaaattttataagaaaacaGGGAGAAACAAgatctaggggcataccccgcggcAAGGACTTGATACAAGCATCAAAGTCAAAGAAAGGAAATCTGCTAAAGACAGGAATCCACTGAGGGAAACAGCTAAACAACAAGAACTAAAAAAAGACTAGCCCAGGAACAATACACAAACTACAAAAACTACAATTGAAACTGAGCATAAGGCAAACTAGTAAATAAGACATAAGAAAGATGGGTCCCGATGCACCCATTTTCTAAATCAGAGCACCAACCGCCACTTCATAAACCACCACCAGAACACAAACTGTTGTTTCATAAACCACCAGTTCCATTGAGTCCTCAACATCAAGAAACGTCAGAGAAAAAGCCAATACGCTGGAATCTCAGGCCAAGTCCCGCCTCTGCACCTCCCCTTCATTTAAGTTCTGTTCCACCACCGCCCTCATCTGTCAGCATGAATAATCACCACCCTTGACACAATCCGCAGAGAATAAAATCCACCAGAGGCAGAGCTCAGAGGTAGCACAGGGTGACCTATCATATAGGAACGGAAATATGCAACCTCACTATGATTATGATTTCGTTGTCTGTAAACTTCTTTTACAAAGTATCTTATTCCCCGTTTAGGGATTGAATAATGATGTTTGAATTTTGTTATCATCAgatatcttttatatttattagaatTTCATTAATTGTTTATAAGGGGTTCATTCTCAGAAATGTCACATAGATATCCCATGTCTGTGATCCACCATACCAAGTTGCAACTAGTTTACTATATAAGCTTGCTGTTTCAGTTATTAACTTATAAGAGATGAAGTATAGAAACTAGAAAACAccataaaacaaattaaaagaCTATGCATGAAGTGAATATAACAGAGCTCACCGTCCGGATTGTAATACTTACAAAAATTTAACTCCCTCGTATACTGAAGGATGTGGACTGTTGCTTCGGTTTGGCTAACTCCAAATTGGATCAGGTTTTACATTTTTTGTAGGAAAGTTATTCATCAAAAACTGTATTCtactttatatttttacttttttttaagcTACTCAATATTCTTATTATCTTCAGAAATTGTGATGATATATAAACAGACTAATCTTATGTAATACGGCAGGAACACCTGTGGCTACTTAAAAGTTGTCACATTTCTTCCATTCCTatccttttttcttcttttctcaaCGGTTTACAACTTGGTAAGCCTTAAAGTCCAATGCTTGTAGCTCCAGTAGACTCCAAGACAACCCCGTCCCTTGAAAACCTTTACTTAGATAGCGAAATTAGTGTCCACTGTTGTACATTCTACGCCAATAGTTATGACCAAGAACATCTATAAaaaccagtgttctaaaagtcggcgattaatcgggattaatcgccgattaatcgctgttcggtcggccaccgtctcgattaagcgttaatcggtgaaaaaatcgtttttttAGGAAATCGGccaaaatcgggattaatcggtcagaagtcgggattaatcggaaaaagtcggtcaaaaatcggtgaatttaaaaaaattaaaataaaaagaatttttttttaaaactttaaatttaattacCTTGATTCTTTTAATATTAGCTTCTAAActataattacataaatttgcaatatcttctttcgcagaattaattaaattcaagtttatatatgagatgactggacttgtatatgtatatcagtgttctaaaaatcgccgagtcggccgagtactcattccgagtactcgttttttacccctcgtccgatccgagttccgagtaatcgggttcaaaatcgatttattaaaaaataggtcaaaactcggtttgactccgagtactcgaggtcaaatccgagtttgacttatcaatttttttattgttttatttgaaaattatttcaaaagagactaaacgtaaatttatatatgttttattctttttttgcaaagtattgacattaattagacagtatatgtgttttatcattaaaacttgtgaatgattattatgtcaaaaactatcaaacaagtaacttttatttgaacttcattataacagttgtgttattaaaatattaatattattagataattttattattaatcagtcTATAACTATATAcgagagaaaaaattaattaaaaaaagcccgattagttatccgataactcattccgagtactctcccgagttccgagtactcatttttccgGAACCAAATCGAGTTGGACCgagttccgatttttacaacattgatgtatataaaggcatgttttgtgttataaaaaatcattaattttttgattttatatgactataaatttatactatatatatatatatatatatatatatataatttaaaaaaaatattaaattgattacgattaatgatccgattaatcactccgattaatctccgattatccgattaatcgctggacggtgccttcaccgactaagtccgattcccgctttttacaacactgataaAAACCATCAATACGTCTTTCTATGAtcaatatccaaatccaaattcacCATAATAGATGTTTATAATCAACTGCTTTAACGTGGTACTCATTTTGGGTGCAGTTGTTCTGACTGCTCCCTCCCTTGCTCTTCGCTATCCAAATCATAATCCACATTCAGTGAACAAGCTGATATCACCAGGGTACAAACCACAAGTTCATAAGCTACCACTAGGATACAAACTACTAGTTCGTGAACCACCAGTCCCAGTCATTCCTCAACAACCAGGACCATTGGAGAAGATACCATATTCAGAAAAATGTGTAAATTTTAAATTCCAGGCCTGTAGTGATGAGCAAGGATTCCTATAGAAGTCATCCAGCAGTCTACATTACAACATCTATCCTCCAATGCACCCAAATGTTCCTCAACTTCTTGATCCTATTCCACATTTTTGGAAAAATGGTTTTCAACATAGCACGAATGAAAttgtgaagctaaggctttaCATGATTACATTTCTTCATTAAGTTCATAATTTTGAGTAGAAAATAGAACCTGAAGAATGACATGCATATAAAATGAATCTAGCAAGTCAAACTCTTGGGTGCTCAGGTTGGGTAGTTAAGAATTATCAGACCTGTATTCGAGCTCCAATTGAAtcaagccaaaaaaaaaaaggtatatGATAACTAAGAACTTCTGTAAAACCCTTCTACTCTAAACGATCATACACACACTCTAAAACCAAATACACTACTTGCACCTACTATTACCAGTGTATGGACCGCCAGTCCATACACTACCATAACGCTCCTGTGATCACTTCGCAGTTGGTATTATGTCTTGTACATCATCACAAATTGCTAAAATCTAGAAAACACAGCAGGAACAATGTGATCACTACTAAAGTTGTCACATTTTCCCCATTCCAATTCTATTTACTGGATGGTTTACAACTCTTAAGGCCTTAAAGTCCAATTTTTGTAGCTCGAATAGGCTCAGACAATCCCATCCTGTTCATGGTCACAAAGAAATATCCACTGCTCTATATTCTAGGCCTATAGCCGATGACCAAGAACTAGAAATTCTATAAAAGACATCCACTGCTCATTTTTTGATCATATCGAAACCAAAATACATCAAAATTGATGGTAATGATCAACTACTTAAACCTAGTGCTCATTGTAGGAGCAGTGGTTCTGACTGCTCGTTCCCTTCCCCTTCGCTATCCAGATAACCGTCCCCAAATGAAGCACAATCCAGTATCACTAGAATATGGACAGCGAGTTCATAAGCCACAACCAGAATCTAAACTGCTGTTTGGTAAAGCACCAGTTCCAGCCATTCATCAACATCCAGATATGTTGAAGAAAAAACCTTCACATTGGAATCACATGCCAAGTCCGGCCTCTGCAACTCCTGTGTATACCATCGAGCCACCAAAGCATCCTGTTTATCCAGGTAATGAGCCACCACCACCTGCTTGCAAGGCCTCGACTGCGTATGATTACCATTATGGACACCCTCCGGCAGATGAAACTGGGAACTAGATTAACCTACACTTAACTGAATTTAACCATCCTGTCCCACCATGCTATGCAACCAGTTTACTATATCAGCACAAAAATCAGCCATGAATGGAGGCAATAATTGTATTTTAACTGTATTTTAGCAACAAAAACCATTGTTTTGTGCCAGAATATAGTAATAGCTGCAAATGTATTTAACTATGAATTTGCTCTTAAGCATTGATTGAACCTAGTCAGTCCAAGGCTTAGTTATGTTAAATATTGATCACACACTTTGGCTGTGATAACATTCAATCTAATGTACTTTGAGTTAATAACCAACAAGAGGTAACATCTAATAGCTAAAACAAATCACAAAACTATTGAGAAGAATATGCAGCAAAGTGAGATAAAACGAGAGCTTATAGTCAGAAGATCGTATAATCACCAGGCTGCAAATAATTAAAGGCTCAAGTCCAGACAGGATCATTCTACTTATTGGCTCAATAGAAGACAGGACCATTCTTCTTATTGGCTGGTCCCGTGGTCCTGCCTGAAAACACCCCATGTGACATAATTGCTACAGACCGTCCCCCCTTATGTTGATATCCCTATCAAAAATGAGTTAAGAGACTTCATCAACGACTTGTAAGCTGTGGTCTTCAATTCTTGCGTTGACAGAGTCGATGACTTCCTATTCTCTCTTATTTTCCAAATGGTTTACAACTAGCGAGTAAGTCTTAAAGTCCAATATCTCAACTCCAATGTACACCAAGACATCCTCAATCAACCAATAAAGACAGGTCTTTTGTTAAAATCCACACCTCTACATGTGGAAGAAAAAACTAACATTCAACAATGTAGACTTGCATCTATTAAGTGCTGTAGTGATGACCAAGACCTCGTATAAAAAGCCATCCTATAGTCTACAAGGTAACACGACATTCATCTCAAGATACACCAAAATGTCTCTCATCTACTTGAACTTGCTCCTCATTTTCGGAGTATTGGTTCTCAATTCCCCTTCCCTTGCAATTCGCTATCCAAATCACAAACCCTCACCAGAGTACGGACGGTTAGTACACAAGCCACCACCAAAATACAATCTGCATTTCCACACACCAGCAGTCCCAGTCATTCCACAACCTTCAGAAACGTTTAAGACAAAACCAGTCGGGAATAACAGGCCAAGTCCGGCTTCTAGACCTCCCGTGTCTCATATTCCTAGTGTTAAACCGCGTGCACCGCCACCACCGTCTACTCAAGAAGCATTGACAGCCTATTTTCACCACCCTGGACTCCTTCCAGAGGAGAAAACAGGAAACTAGACAAACCTACACTTCATTAAATTGCAACTTGTTTATTGAAATCAGAGTTTCTGATTCCATGTTCTACcttatatttatcaaatattcTCCTTTGTAGATCAACGCTCCTGAGGTCGCTAGTATCAAGTCTTGGTAACCAAGAATAAGTCCTATATATCCAGTATTCTAGACGTTCTTTCTTTTATTTGCCTATAAAAATAGATTATACACACTCTTGCACTTGTGAATAAAACTATCTGCTCCATTGTATATGTATCTCAGAATGTCACCTTAGTTCATCATGAATAACAAAAAACTACAACTAAAACCTTGCTTGTCAAAGTCTCAAAGAACAAGGTGCTCTTTCACACAACTATACGCACAAATTAACATTAAATAACATTTACAGAAGCTTGTGATTTCATTGTCATTGTGTCCTACCTGGGCTTTAATAACTCGCCTTGCTCCTGGACTAAATCTGCCCTTTCAAGTGTCTATGTATCTGAAGTTGTATTTAGGAATCAAGCCAAAAGGTAGCTCTGAACTGTCAATGTAAGATGTTATGTAGGAATGCATTGTCTTAGTCTTTGATTCAGTTCAGGCTTTTTGGAGAAAAAATCACCTTTGAATCCCAGTTATAAAATCTTTCTTGCAGAATTCAGACTATAATTACATATCCGGTCTGGTATTCTTGGAGAAGAAATCGTCGCCTCTAGACTCTAATCAGCCTCTAGATTTATGTACAACATCTGAACCAAAATGCCTCTTTATTGCTTGAACTGACGAGGGCGAAAAAATACACATATTCTTAAGAGTACAGAAAATTCGGAGTGTACATATAATTCCAGTTGACATGGATGACTAACATAGATCTTATGACGTAGCTAAACAATGTAGCTGGACATAAGAGCACGTCTAATAGGTTAGCTAAATGAACTCCTTAACTCATAGATGTCTAAAAAAAGAGGTACTCTCATTCCCTAAATCACCAGCACATCCTCAAATCTTCTGCTCATTACCTATTTTTTAGTAACCTCTAGCAGTTATCTATTcaacatttataaataaaaaattcatctccTTATTCTTTCGTTATCCTTTCCCCacttctctctcaaatttattattaaaataaactatataatacATCCTACTACTCTTTTTGCCACTTCTTACCAGGGCATACCCTAAGAGTTCATGCCTAATTACACTCCATGCCACTGAGTCAAATATTGACTGTCCAAAACTTTTCACTGCTTTACTACACGTCAAACGACAAACGCAATTCTTCTTCCCTATTTCAGAAACAAACGAAACTGCAGCTGTAGTACCGTCTGCTTTGCTTCCTTATTTGCTTTGCTGTGATttcaattcaaaattcaaattcatatcattcaaactcattCAGATCTCATCTCTTTTCATACCGAAGCTCTCTCACCTCACACCTCCACCTGCTCCATGTAAGTgctcttctctctctccctctttctgccccctctctccctctctccggTTGTCTCtatatctctctctttctgttTCTTTATGTTTCCATCCGTCTCTCTCTTTCCCTTTCCCTATTCCTCTTTTTCAGTATGATATATGGTTCGTAGATATTTGACTCCGgcacatattttttttcttttacataTCTGAGTTTTGATGTTGCAGctgtttagtttattttttaatttacatcCTCTCATGTATTTATTGATGAACTTGAGGTAATGTTTGTCTGGGAATCTAATTTTGATAGGTGATTTTACTTATATTCACgaagtgtttgataaaatgtgtcattgaatattttacttttttcatTAGTTATAGtgggtgtgtgtgtatatttttgTATTCTCATATTTTTATTCTCAATATTTGCAGTCCTAGGTGTACTCGGTGAAGATTTTGGGGGACGTTCAAACTTTGTGTTATTGGATGGAAGGCAAAAAGATGATGGTCAGTAGTGCGACATTGGAGAATTCTGTTTGTTGCAGGTTTGACGAATTTGATGTTACTGCTTTCTTTGTTGTTTCTTCAACATTATTGTTTACCATTTATTATAATGTTTATTCTTTTCCTTGGTTTGCTATTGTTTGTCTGTGCATAAGCATATAGTAGTCATAAATAAGATAACTGGGTAACTATACTAACATTACACATGACTACGATAGATAACAGGGCAACCAAG is a window from the Daucus carota subsp. sativus chromosome 8, DH1 v3.0, whole genome shotgun sequence genome containing:
- the LOC108198430 gene encoding extensin-like produces the protein MVMINYLNLVLIVGAVVLTARSLPLRYPDNRPQMKHNPVSLEYGQRVHKPQPESKLLFGKAPVPAIHQHPDMLKKKPSHWNHMPSPASATPVYTIEPPKHPVYPGNEPPPPACKASTAYDYHYGHPPADETGN